DNA from Deltaproteobacteria bacterium:
CTGTGCGCGCCGCCGATGGCCGGCCCGCCACGCTGCTGTGGAACGACGGACCGCGCCTACAGCAGCTCTACGGTGCGCTCGCGGAGGAGGGCCTGCACGCGGGGCCCGAAGGCAAGGGCCGCGGTGTGTGGCTCGCGTTCGGGGCGGTGCTCGCGAGCGATCGCGCGCGCGTGATCGCGATCCACGACTGCGACATTCGCGACTACGACCGCGAGCTCGTCGCGCGCCTCGCGTACCCCATCGCCAACCGCAACATGAACTACGAGTTCGCGAAGGGGTACTACGCGCGCGTCTCCGACCGCCTCTACGGTCGCGTGACGCGCCTCTTCATGACGCCGGTCCTGCGCGCGATGAAGGCCGTGCTCGGTCCGAACCCGCTGCTCGAGTACCTCGACTCGTTCCGCTTCCCGCTCTCGGGCGAGTGCGCGATGACGACCGACCTGGCGAGGTCGATCCGCATCCCGAGCGACTGGGGCCTCGAGATCGGCATGCTGACCGAGGTCTACCGGAACTCCTCGCTGAAGCGGATCTGCCAGGTCGAGCTCGCCGACAACTACGACCACAAGCACCGCGATCTCTCGGCCCTCGACGGCACGCGAGGGCTGCACCGCATGGTGGCCGACATCGGCGCCTCACTGATCCGCAATCTCGCGTCCTACGGCGTCGAGTTCGACGCGGGCTTCCTCAACACGATCTCGACCGCCTACGTGCGCACCGCGCAGGACGCCGTCGCGCGCTACTCGGACGTCGCGGCGCTGAACGGCATCGGTTTCGATCGGCACGAGGAGGAGATCGCGGTCGAGACGTTCTCCTCCGCCCTGCGCGCCGCGGGCCTCACCTTCGTGCGGGACCCGATGGGCGCGCCGCAGATCCCGAACTGGAATCGCGTCACCTCCGCGCTGCCGGAGTTTTTGCCAGCGCTGCGCGAAGCCATCGAGGCGGACGCTCGCTAAAGAGCGGCCCATGGCGCGGACAGCTCGCATCGGCGCGATCGAGATTGGCGGCGGCTGGCCGCTCGCTCTGATCGCTGGCCTGAACGTGATCGAGGCCGAGGACGAGACGCTCGACGTCGCGCGCCGCGTGCGCGACGCCGCCGCGCGCCACGGCTTCCCCTTCGTGTTCAAAGCCTCGTGCGACAAGGCGAACCGCTCGTCGCTCGCGAGCTACCGCGGCCCGGGCTTCGACGAGGGGCTGCGCATCCTCGCGCGCGTGAAGCGCGAGCTCGGCGTGCCCGTGTTGACGGACGTGCACGAGCCGCCGCAGGCGAAGCAAGCCGCCGCGGTGTGCGACGCGCTGCAGGTGCCCGCGTTCCTGTGCCGCCAGACCGACTTGTTATTGGCGTGCGCCGCCACGGGCCTGCCGGTGAACGTGAAGAAGGGCCAGTTCATGGCGCCCGACGACATGCGCCTCGCCGTCGCAAAGATCGAGGCGGGCGGCGGTGCAGCGCTGGTGACGGAGCGCGGCACGAGCTTCGGCTACGGCGATCTCGTCGTGGACATGCGCAGCCTCGTGCGCCTGCGCGCCTTCGCGCCGGTGTGCTTCGACGCGACGCACGCGGTGCAGCGCCCCGGGGCTGCAGGCGACGCCACGGGCGGCGAGCGCGAGATGGTCGCGCCGCTCGCGCGCGGCGCGGTGGCGGTGGGTATCGACGCGCTGTTCCTCGAGGTGCACCCCGACCCCGAGCGCGCGCCGTGCGACGGCGCGAGTCAGCTCGGATTCGAGGCGCTCGAGGCGCTGCTCGCGCAGCTGCGGCGCCTCGAGTCCGCGCGCGGCTAGCGCTCGAGCGCCCGCGCGAGCGCCTCCCCGATCTCGTCGATCGGAACGACCTCGAGCTTCTCCAGCACCTCCGCCGGTACCTCGACGAGGTCCTTCGTGTTGCGGCGCGGGATCAGCACGGTGGTCACGCCGGCGCGCTGCGCAGCGAGCAGCTTCTGCTTGATGCCGCCGACGGGCAGCACATTGCCGCGCAGCGAGATCTCTCCCGTCATCGCGACGTGGCCATTCGCGCGGCGGCCCGAGAGCGCGGACACGATCGCCGTAACAAGTGCAACGCCCGCGCTCGGGCCGTCCTTGGGCACCGCGCCCGCGGGCACGTGGAGGTGGATCTCGCAGCCGGCGAGAGCGCTGGAGATGATCCCCAGCGCGTCCGCGTTCGCGCGCACCCACGAGAGCGCGGCCTCGGCGGACTCCTTCATCACGTCGCCGAGCTGGCCGGTGAGGCGCAGTCGCACGCCCTCGCCGCCGGGCGTCACGTTCGCCTCGATGAACAGGATGTCGCCGCCCGCGTTCGTGGCAGCGAGGCCGACCACGACGCCCGCCTGCTCGGCGCGCTCCGCGATGTCGGGCAGGTGGGGCGGCGCCCCTAATGCCTCGGCCGCAAATTCGGCGTCGACGCGCAGCGGGACCAGTGCGGGATCGCCCGCGATCTTCGCGGCGACTTTGCGGAACAGCGTCGCGATCAGGCGATCGAGGTTTCGCACGCCGGCCTCGCGCGTGTACTCGTGCACCACGCGCGCGACGGCGTCCTCGCTCACGTCGACCTGCTCGGCCTTCAGGCCGTGCGCGTCGCGCTGCTTCGGGATCAGGTGCTGCGCCGCGATCGCGAGCTTCTCGCGCTCCGTGTAACCCGCGAGCTCGATCACCTCCATGCGGTCGAGCAGCGCGGGCGGAATGGTCGAGAGCGTGTTCGCCGTCGCGATGAACATCACGCGCGAGAGGTCGAACGGAATCTCGAGGTAGTGATCGCTGAAGGTCGCGTTCTGCTCGGGGTCGAGCACTTCGAGCAGCGCGGACGACGGGTCGCCGCGGAAGTCGGCGCCGAGCTTGTCGACCTCGTCGAGTAGGAACACGGGGTTGCGCGAGCCCGCGCGGCGCAGGCTCTGCAGAACGCGGCCCGGCATCGCGCCGACGTAGGTGCGGCGATGGCCGCGGATCTCGGCTTCGTCGCGCACGCCGCCGAGCGAGGCGCGCGTGAGCTTGCGCGCCATCGCGCGCGCGATCGACTTGCCGAGCGAGGTCTTGCCCACGCCGGGCGGGCCGACGAAGCACAGGATCGGCGCCTTCGCGCCCGGCGCGAGCTTGCGCACCGCGAGGTACTCGAGGATGCGGTCCTTCACCTTCGCGAGGCCGTGGTGGTCTTCATCGAGCACTCTGCGCGCGTCGCCGATGTCGAGGTGATCCTCGGTCTCCTTCGACCACGGCAGGTCGGCGAGCCACTCGAGGTAGGTCCGTAACAAGTGCCGGTCCGGCGCGTTCTGCTGCAGCGCGCGGAAGCGCTTCAGCTCGCGCTCCGCGTGCGCGCGCGCGTGCTCGGGCAGCTGAGCGGCCTCCAGCTTCTCGGCGAGCTCGTCGGCCTCGCGCTCGCCGCCCGCAGCCTCGCCGAGCTCTTCTTGGATGTCGCGCATCCGCCGGCGCAGGAGACGCTCGCGGCGCTTCGGGTCGACCGGCTCTTCTTCCTCTTGGGAGCGCAGCGTCTTCTGCGTCTCGGCGATCGTGATCTCGCGCTCGAGCACGCGCGCCACGGTCCAGAGGCGCTTCGCAGGGTCGACCTCGGTGAGCAGCCCGATGCGCTGCTCTCCCGTCATCTGCTGGCTCGCAGCGACCATGTCCGCCAGCAGCCCGGGCGCTGGGATGTTCGTGACGATCTGCTTCCACTCGTCGGGGTAGTCGTCGCGCAGATCGATCAGGCGGTGCGACAGCTCGACGACCCGCGCGTTCGCGGCGGAGAGCTCCGCGCTCGGCTCGCGCGAGTCGAGGATCGGCGTGACCGCCGCCCGCTGGGCGCGCCCGGTTGACGGCGCGGTGACGAAGCGCGCGCGGATGATGCCGATCACGATCGCTTGCTTCGCGCCTTGGGGCGCTTCGGTGGTGCGCACCACGCGCGCGATCGTCGCGACCGGATGCAGCGCCTCGAGCGCGGGCTCCTCGTCCTTGGGATTGCGCTGCGTCGCGACGAGCAGCAGGCCGGCGTCGCCGGCTTCGTCGAGGGCGGCGAGCG
Protein-coding regions in this window:
- a CDS encoding glycosyl transferase, producing the protein MADFHQTGVVSTLHRLGRRDLMRLERELGDPARSRSVALVLPCLHSELHDIALKGIIDQLQRVPYLAEIVVSVAGAPEREQFDEMKRAFEPVRAADGRPATLLWNDGPRLQQLYGALAEEGLHAGPEGKGRGVWLAFGAVLASDRARVIAIHDCDIRDYDRELVARLAYPIANRNMNYEFAKGYYARVSDRLYGRVTRLFMTPVLRAMKAVLGPNPLLEYLDSFRFPLSGECAMTTDLARSIRIPSDWGLEIGMLTEVYRNSSLKRICQVELADNYDHKHRDLSALDGTRGLHRMVADIGASLIRNLASYGVEFDAGFLNTISTAYVRTAQDAVARYSDVAALNGIGFDRHEEEIAVETFSSALRAAGLTFVRDPMGAPQIPNWNRVTSALPEFLPALREAIEADAR
- the kdsA gene encoding 3-deoxy-8-phosphooctulonate synthase translates to MARTARIGAIEIGGGWPLALIAGLNVIEAEDETLDVARRVRDAAARHGFPFVFKASCDKANRSSLASYRGPGFDEGLRILARVKRELGVPVLTDVHEPPQAKQAAAVCDALQVPAFLCRQTDLLLACAATGLPVNVKKGQFMAPDDMRLAVAKIEAGGGAALVTERGTSFGYGDLVVDMRSLVRLRAFAPVCFDATHAVQRPGAAGDATGGEREMVAPLARGAVAVGIDALFLEVHPDPERAPCDGASQLGFEALEALLAQLRRLESARG
- the lon gene encoding endopeptidase La; this translates as MAEQQRIVIGTEQVEVPSTLPVLPVRDAVVFPGMTVPLSIGRARSLAALDEAGDAGLLLVATQRNPKDEEPALEALHPVATIARVVRTTEAPQGAKQAIVIGIIRARFVTAPSTGRAQRAAVTPILDSREPSAELSAANARVVELSHRLIDLRDDYPDEWKQIVTNIPAPGLLADMVAASQQMTGEQRIGLLTEVDPAKRLWTVARVLEREITIAETQKTLRSQEEEEPVDPKRRERLLRRRMRDIQEELGEAAGGEREADELAEKLEAAQLPEHARAHAERELKRFRALQQNAPDRHLLRTYLEWLADLPWSKETEDHLDIGDARRVLDEDHHGLAKVKDRILEYLAVRKLAPGAKAPILCFVGPPGVGKTSLGKSIARAMARKLTRASLGGVRDEAEIRGHRRTYVGAMPGRVLQSLRRAGSRNPVFLLDEVDKLGADFRGDPSSALLEVLDPEQNATFSDHYLEIPFDLSRVMFIATANTLSTIPPALLDRMEVIELAGYTEREKLAIAAQHLIPKQRDAHGLKAEQVDVSEDAVARVVHEYTREAGVRNLDRLIATLFRKVAAKIAGDPALVPLRVDAEFAAEALGAPPHLPDIAERAEQAGVVVGLAATNAGGDILFIEANVTPGGEGVRLRLTGQLGDVMKESAEAALSWVRANADALGIISSALAGCEIHLHVPAGAVPKDGPSAGVALVTAIVSALSGRRANGHVAMTGEISLRGNVLPVGGIKQKLLAAQRAGVTTVLIPRRNTKDLVEVPAEVLEKLEVVPIDEIGEALARALER